The segment TTCATCAAGCCTTTTTTCTTCATTTCGTTGATAGATTTCTCATAATCATCAGATTGAACATCTTGTTGCTTTACCCAATCAACAAAGTTTCGCAGACCCACATCGAATGATGTTTTAGGAATGAAACCTAACACTTCTTCTACCTTTTCTATATTCGCTTTATTATGACGAATATCACCTATTCTATAATCTCCAGAAACATTGACCTCAACATCTGAGTCATAAAGCTTTTTCAGGCTGTCGGCTAGATGCTTTACTGTCGTTGAAACTCCAGAGCCAACATTTAATGCGATATTGTTTTTAATATCCATTTGAATTGCTAATACAGTAGCGTTTATCACATCATCTATATACACGAAGTCCCTACTCTCATTACCGTCTTCAAAAACGTTAATTGGGTTATTATTAAGTATTCGAGTTGAAAAAATTGATAGTATGCCTGTATAGGGATTAGTTAACGATTGACCTGGACCATAAACATTCTGATACCTTAGAGCTACAGCCGAAATACTCAAACTCTCACAGCTCATTAACACCATTTGCTCTTGGCTGCTTTTTGTTATGCCATAAATTGATTCAGGGTGAATTTTAGAGCTTTCATCAGTAGGGATAAGGTCTAATGGTCCACCACAAAAATTACAAAAACACTCAAATTTTCCGTTTTCTAAATGACCTTGACTTCTTTTTTCTGGAAAAACTTCTCCATGTTTTTCACAACGGTATTTTCCTTCTCCATAGATAGCTCTTGATGAAGCAACTATCACTTTTTTTATGGTGTGTTGGGAGTTTGCCAAAACATCGAGCATTTTGGCTGTTCCACCACAATTGACCTCAACATATTTGTCTATTTGATACATAGACTGGCCTGTGCCTGTTTCGGCTGCCAAGTGTACTATGATGTCATTTCCATCAATGGCTTTTTGCCAATCATCAAGGCTGCGTACATCACCGTGAATAAAGTGGACTTTCCCTTTTATGGAGGTGTATAAAAAAGACTCTTCAGGTTTATCTGAATGAATCTGTTTTGAAAGATTATCCATTACAGTTACTTCGTACCCTTGCTCAACCAAGTACAAACTTAGTCTTGAGCCAATAAAGCCTGCTCCTCCCGTAATTAATATTCTTTCCATCTAAATTGTTCAAAAAAATGTATCGTTCCAGACATCACAAAGGTTAAGAAAAATGGCCTAAGTAATAGTGGCTCTGACATCAAAGAAATTACTATAAATATAAAAAACCATAATCGTTTTTCCAAAAATAACTGCTGATTGTAAAGCATATAGAACACCACAAAGAAAAATGGAATTCCTGCTGCAGCTAAAAAAAAGGTTACCGAATTTGTCGATCCTTTTTTTCTGTTCGTAAAATCAACAGCATCAAGGTTTAAAGAATATGATGTGCTTTGCCGGGTGCTAACATATTGCTCCTCATCTAATCCCACTCCAGTTAGCGGACTATCTGCTAGTATATATAAAGGTTGAACTAAATCAAATAATCTCGCTTGAAAAGAAACTTTTCCATCTCCAGATATTTTATTTTGCACATTTGCAGCAGTAATTAAATAGACCACGCCAATAAGTCCAAAAACAATAGCAGATATAAATATGTTTTGTTTGAAAGTGTTAAAGAAATATAAAATCAATTGAACCAACATCACTACAAAACCTGTAGTAGAAAAAGTGCTGACAATTGAAAATATAGAAAGCCAAAAAACTAATCCTCTTTTTTTCATTATAAATGCCTCAATAAATAATAAAAGGTTCATAAAGATTTGCAATATGCCTGGCTCCCAAAAGATTCCTTGGTTTCGAGCCATTTCAAATGCAGAAAATTTGATAAGATGTGTTTCTCCTAAATAATAAAACAAGTAATTATAGGTCAGACAATCATACCTTTCATTACTAATTTCAGTCAAGTTAAGTTCAATGTATGGGTATATAAAGAAGTTGATTAGGCTATGAACTAACACAATCTTTAATAAGATACGTAAATGAGAAATGAATTTATTTTTATTTTCTTCTCTGGAATAATATAGTGCCGAAAAAATTGAAGTCGTAAATATTAAAATATTTGCTAATAATTTTTGGATAGACTGCTTTTCAACGGCAAAATAGTAGTTTACAGTTAGAAGTAGTGAAAATAGAGCAAACAACTGAAAAAATCTGACGAGCTCATTTTTATATAAACCTCTAATAA is part of the Flavobacteriales bacterium genome and harbors:
- a CDS encoding NAD-dependent epimerase/dehydratase family protein, whose product is MERILITGGAGFIGSRLSLYLVEQGYEVTVMDNLSKQIHSDKPEESFLYTSIKGKVHFIHGDVRSLDDWQKAIDGNDIIVHLAAETGTGQSMYQIDKYVEVNCGGTAKMLDVLANSQHTIKKVIVASSRAIYGEGKYRCEKHGEVFPEKRSQGHLENGKFECFCNFCGGPLDLIPTDESSKIHPESIYGITKSSQEQMVLMSCESLSISAVALRYQNVYGPGQSLTNPYTGILSIFSTRILNNNPINVFEDGNESRDFVYIDDVINATVLAIQMDIKNNIALNVGSGVSTTVKHLADSLKKLYDSDVEVNVSGDYRIGDIRHNKANIEKVEEVLGFIPKTSFDVGLRNFVDWVKQQDVQSDDYEKSINEMKKKGLMK